Proteins from a genomic interval of Streptococcus oralis:
- a CDS encoding SPFH domain-containing protein translates to MVLQILLVVLILVVIASVITISSVYVVRQQSVAIIERFGKYQKLSNSGIHLRAPFGIDRIAARVQLRLLQSEIVVETKTQDNVFVTMNVATQYRVNENNVTDAYYKLMRPEAQIKSYIEDALRSSVPKLTLDELFEKKDEIALEVQKQVAEEMSTYGYIIVKTLITKVEPDAEVKQSMNEINAAQRKRVAAQELAEADKIKIVTAAEAEAEKDRLHGVGIAEQRKAIVDGLADSIKELKGANVELTEEQIMSILLTNQYLDTLNNFAEKEGNNTIFLPANPNGVEDIRTHILSALKAK, encoded by the coding sequence ATGGTTTTACAAATTTTACTTGTTGTATTGATTTTAGTGGTGATTGCATCAGTGATTACGATTAGTTCTGTATATGTGGTACGACAACAATCTGTCGCTATTATAGAACGCTTTGGTAAATACCAAAAGTTGAGCAATAGTGGTATTCATTTGCGGGCTCCCTTTGGGATTGATAGAATTGCAGCAAGAGTACAACTACGCTTGTTGCAGAGTGAAATCGTTGTAGAGACAAAGACGCAAGATAATGTATTTGTAACGATGAATGTGGCAACTCAGTATCGAGTGAATGAAAACAATGTCACAGATGCCTATTATAAATTGATGCGTCCAGAAGCCCAAATCAAATCCTATATTGAAGATGCTTTGCGTTCATCTGTACCAAAGTTAACCCTAGATGAGTTGTTTGAGAAGAAGGATGAAATCGCCTTAGAAGTTCAAAAACAAGTGGCAGAAGAAATGTCTACGTATGGGTATATCATTGTCAAAACTCTGATTACTAAGGTTGAACCTGATGCTGAAGTAAAACAATCAATGAATGAAATCAATGCAGCTCAACGTAAGAGAGTTGCAGCGCAAGAACTTGCTGAAGCAGATAAGATTAAGATCGTGACCGCAGCAGAAGCAGAAGCAGAAAAAGATCGCCTACATGGTGTAGGGATTGCAGAACAGCGTAAAGCGATTGTTGACGGACTGGCTGATTCTATCAAAGAGTTAAAGGGAGCTAATGTTGAGCTGACTGAAGAACAAATCATGTCTATCCTATTAACGAACCAGTATTTAGACACATTGAATAATTTTGCAGAAAAAGAAGGAAATAATACAATCTTCCTACCAGCAAATCCTAATGGAGTTGAAGATATAAGAACTCATATATTATCGGCTTTAAAAGCCAAATAA
- the ilvA gene encoding threonine ammonia-lyase IlvA translates to MLSAKDVVKAHKVLSGVVVNTPLDYDHYLSEKYGAKIYLKKENAQRVRSFKIRGAYYAISQLSKEERERGVVCASAGNHAQGVAYTCNEMKIPATIFMPITTPQQKIGQVRFFGGDFVTIKLVGDTFDASAKAAQEFTLSENRTFIDPFDDTHVQAGQGTVAYEILEEARKESIDFDTVLVPVGGGGLIAGVSTYIKETNPTIEVIGVEANGARSMKAAFEAGGPVKLKEIDKFADGIAVQKVGQLTYEATRQNVETLIGVDEGLISETLIDLYSKQGIVAEPAGAASVAALEVLSDYIKGKTICCIISGGNNDINRMPEMEERALIYDGIKHYFVVNFPQRPGALREFVNDILGPNDDITRFEYIKRASKGTGPVLIGIALANKHDYAGLIHRMEKFDPSYINLNGNETLYNMLV, encoded by the coding sequence ATGCTAAGTGCAAAAGACGTGGTGAAAGCCCACAAAGTATTGAGTGGTGTAGTAGTCAATACTCCGCTTGATTATGATCATTATTTATCGGAGAAGTATGGTGCTAAGATTTATTTGAAGAAGGAGAATGCCCAGCGTGTTCGTTCCTTTAAGATTCGCGGAGCCTATTATGCCATTTCTCAACTATCAAAAGAAGAACGTGAGCGTGGTGTAGTCTGTGCCTCTGCAGGAAATCACGCCCAAGGTGTCGCCTATACTTGTAATGAGATGAAGATTCCTGCAACCATCTTTATGCCCATCACAACACCGCAACAAAAGATTGGACAGGTTCGCTTTTTTGGTGGTGATTTTGTGACAATCAAGTTAGTTGGAGATACCTTTGATGCCTCAGCTAAAGCAGCTCAAGAATTTACACTGTCGGAAAACCGTACCTTCATTGATCCTTTTGATGATACTCATGTCCAAGCAGGTCAAGGGACTGTCGCTTATGAAATTCTTGAAGAAGCCCGTAAAGAGTCTATTGATTTTGATACAGTACTCGTGCCAGTAGGCGGTGGTGGATTGATTGCCGGTGTTTCTACATATATTAAGGAAACCAACCCGACTATCGAAGTGATTGGGGTAGAAGCCAATGGTGCCCGTTCGATGAAGGCTGCCTTTGAGGCGGGAGGTCCAGTTAAACTCAAAGAAATTGATAAGTTTGCTGATGGGATAGCTGTACAGAAGGTTGGACAGTTGACCTATGAAGCGACCCGTCAGAATGTTGAAACGCTGATTGGGGTAGATGAGGGATTGATTTCTGAAACCTTGATTGATCTTTATTCCAAACAAGGAATTGTAGCGGAACCAGCAGGGGCTGCTAGTGTTGCAGCCTTGGAAGTTTTATCAGACTATATCAAAGGCAAGACGATTTGTTGTATCATTTCTGGGGGAAATAACGATATCAACCGTATGCCAGAGATGGAAGAACGTGCCTTGATTTACGATGGAATCAAGCATTACTTTGTAGTGAATTTCCCACAGCGTCCTGGAGCTCTACGAGAGTTTGTAAATGACATTTTGGGGCCAAATGATGACATCACTCGTTTTGAATATATCAAACGAGCAAGCAAGGGGACGGGTCCTGTATTGATTGGGATTGCTCTTGCCAATAAGCATGATTATGCTGGATTGATTCATCGAATGGAAAAGTTTGACCCGTCTTATATTAATTTGAATGGAAATGAAACATTGTATAATATGTTAGTTTAA